In Dysidea avara chromosome 3, odDysAvar1.4, whole genome shotgun sequence, a single window of DNA contains:
- the LOC136251338 gene encoding uncharacterized protein encodes MTHYNTRGMDANRGTPQGSGRTIQSRTPQGRGMDANHGTPQGSGRTVQSQTPQGRGMDANRGTPQDPGRTIQSRTPQGRGMDANRGTPQDPGRTSQSRTPQGRGMDANRGTPQGPDHSFQSQTPQGRGMDANCGTLQDPGQTIQSQTPQGRGMDANRGTPQGPDHSFQSQTPQGRDMDANRGTPQRLEQQITSRTRGVDNRNSHLVGFYARSRQEQHSEPVTSAIEGKLDQMAAMMQSQQEALSKFAMDNQALRMTVEALKEEVESMREEIANLQSAGQEGTTPDEALASSNDERLDTNLSGDVKKLYEEFDADFDLEERCWLLILEAVHRYYESRRRKLVTDVRPDRVAIKEANDRNTKVRSRQKALYDRRKKLCATKEEKKRWREIIPAYMTEESDDGEGSYRTHSPSWRSTELEDFIQELDQRWTVKSVLKKPRVVSTPLVCEAPRGAPAWAVTTAYHDAPQNGHQLQSSYTEVEQVEDPAVASGGTGHDQMHAAYDSESLTHYPLPQDDYSDGYSPSPYYARNIQPPQDQYYLQFSQRPDNNDHCINH; translated from the exons ATGACCCATTACAATACtcgag gtatggatgccaaccgtggcacacctcagggTTCAGGtcggaccattcaatcacgaactccacaaggccgag gtatggatgccaaccaTGGCACACCTCAGGGTTCAGGTCGGACCGttcaatcacagactccacaaggccgag gtatggatgccaaccgtggcacacctcaggatccaggtcggaccattcaatcacggactccacaaggccgag gtatggatgccaaccgtggcacacctcaggaTCCAGGTCGGACCAGTCAATCACggactccacaaggccgag gtatggatgccaaccgtggcacacctcagggACCAGATCACAGCTttcaatcacagactccacaaggccgag gtatggatgccaactgTGGCACACTTCAGGATCCAGGTCAGACCAttcaatcacagactccacaaggccgag gtatggatgccaaccgtggcacacctcagggACCAGATCACAGCTttcaatcacagactccacaaggccgag atatggatgccaaccgtggcacacctcaaAGATTAGAGCAACAAATTACTTCAAGGACTCGAG GTGTGGATAATAGGAACAGTCATTTGGTTGGATTCTATGCGAGATCTAGACAAGAGCAGCATAGTGAACCTGTGACCTCAGCAATTGAGGGGAAACTTGACCAGATGGCTGCTATGATGCAAAGTCAGCAGGAAGCACTATCAAAGTTTGCCATGGACAATCAGGCATTGAGGATGACCGTAGAAGCCTTAAAAGAAGAAGTTGAGTCAATGAGAGAAGAGATAGCAAACTTACAGTCTGCCGGTCAGGAAGGTACCACACCAGACGAAGCACTTGCTAGCTCTAATGATGAACGTCTCGATACCAATTTGAGT GGAGATGTTAAGAAGCTATATGAAGAATTCGATGCTGATTTTGATTTAGAAGAAAG ATGTTGGTTATTAATATTAGAGGCAGTTCATCGTTACTACGAATCCCGTAGACGAAAGCTAGTTACTGATGTGAGGCCTGACAGGGTGGCTATTAAAGAAGCCAATGACAGGAACACCAAAGTGAGGAGCAGGCAGAAAGCG TTGTATGATCGTCGCAAGAAGCTATGCGCGacgaaagaagaaaagaaaagatGGAGAGAAATCATACCAGCCTATATGACTGAAGAGAGTGATGACGGTGAAGGCTCTTACAGAACACATTCACCATCGTGGCGATCTACTG AACTAGAAGACTTCATTCAAGAGCTGGATCAAAGGTGgacagtgaaaagtgtattGAAGAAGCCCAGAGTAGTGTCTACTCCACTAGTGTGTGAGGCCCCGAGGGGAGCTCCAGCTTGGGCA GTAACAACTGCTTATCATGATGCACCACAAAATGGTCACCAGTTGCAATCCTCCTATACTGAAGTGGAACAG GTTGAAGATCCAGCTGTTGCTAGTGGTGGTACAGGTCATGATCAGATGCACGCAGCTTATGATTCTGAG AGCCTCACACACTATCCTCTGCCGCAAGATGATTATTcagat GGCTATTCACCTTCACCGTACTATGCTCGCAACATACAGCCTCCACAAGACCAGTACTATCTTCAG TTCAGTCAACGACCAGATAACAATGATCATTGCATTAAC CACTAG